Proteins from a single region of Syngnathus scovelli strain Florida chromosome 7, RoL_Ssco_1.2, whole genome shotgun sequence:
- the LOC125971945 gene encoding golgin subfamily A member 6-like protein 7 translates to MSVNARDFAPKPGGEGDSARCMRDPAQICALPRLLTGQRSLQTKSYGYKGQEDKLNPYRRSEAAKLKLPPIRDPAKLRELSTNNIKELKNQNYVLQQQLKESKNENKLLKNVLHRHTVALQQYQDLEGSIAQIQEQHKNEVKALRKLLAETRSSRDKLVRKLQTTERELMDCKDRISHLQWRVNQNPNLLEKEELIRRLTEFTIQLEEKDRRIQLLEKSNMLLQGSLSRQVATEYKKISKNNEMPLGLQSSVSEFSKKPQMDRKRDSETNNMNTVRSRKHGRKVKQNKVVQPEEYASSTSDADSRVKSDLSETDEKFPRWQSTNSSDYIPRNSRTTQQRRGNSRRPSNKNTVSANGDTHYPNEERQDSSEDTKESEENEEEDDEEKQRRRDEDDYDDEGGKGNKDRGGGRYDGNNSERKEEKERRNGQNYRDNRMDQNRGGNKVTGGKQHKSEETVLEETFKETTGEEEEEEGEEEEEEEEEEEEEKMAEEEDEVVKWDYGEEQKEDNWEEERWDDEEEEKEEEEKVCEEQEDSVGEDTNEKKKEEERGEEEVKQVVEEQGENEVEDTKDNVEVEEKVEEDIEESKFLEREMEEWEVVEERQEVEERQNVEERQEVEEMKTVEKREVVVKRQEEGVGDKLLEENDDEVLVIVEVKQQKRKEKGDQKDIRTYRKCTLSNILNDPKILTTREPKRCSRPKNRRKYNFTPVTKNLHMGKPAHSGVHQRYHKGPNVPLKEETLYCRNRKHSVQMEEDIYLSDEQTSPPDAGSDSSDLDSKHNETSVWT, encoded by the exons TGCGCTCTGCCCAGACTTCTCACCGGCCAACGCTCTTTGCAAACTAAGTCATATGGATACAAAGGCCAAGAGGACAAACTGAATCCTTACAGGCGAAGTGAAG CCGCGAAGCTGAAGTTGCCACCAATCAGAGACCCCGCAAAGTTGAGAGAGCTGTCTACAAACAACATTAAGGAGCTTAAGAACCAGAATTATGTGCTTCAACAGCAACTGAAAGAGTCCAAGAATGAGAACAAACTGTTGAAGAATGTTCTGCATCGCCACACGGTGGCACTGCAGCAATACCAAGATTTAGAAGGTAGCATTGCTCAG ATACAAGAACAGCACAAAAACGAAGTGAAAGCTTTGCGCAAGTTGCTGGCTGAGACTCGCTCGAGTCGTGATAAGCTTGTAAGGAAGCTGCAAACCACAGAGCGGGAGTTGATGGACTGCAAAGACAGAATTAGTCACCTCCAGTGGAGGGTCAACCAGAATCCCAATTTACTGGAGAAGGAGGAACTCATACGCAGGCTCACTGAGTTCACCATACAGCTGGAGGAGAAAGACAGGAGGATACAG TTATTGGAGAAGAGTAACATGTTGCTTCAAGGATCACTCAGTCGGCAAGTAGCGACAGAATACAAAAAGATATCCAAGAACAATGAGATGCCTCTCGGACTACAAAGCTCAGTTTCTGAATTTTCCAAGAAACCTCAA ATGGACAGAAAAAGAGACTCAGAGACAAATAATATGAATACTGTTCGATCACGAAAACATGGAAGAAAAG TCAAACAAAACAAGGTGGTCCAACCGGAGGAATATGCCTCCTCAACAAGTGACGCTGACAGTCGGGTCAAGTCAGACCTTTCGGAGACTGATGAGAAGTTTCCAAGGTGGCAGAGCACCAACAGCTCA GATTATATCCCACGCAATTCACGTACAACTCAACAAAGGAGAGGGAATAGCCGCAGGCCTTCTAATAAAAATACAG TTTCAGCGAATGGAGATACCCATTACCCCAACGAGGAAAGACAGGACTCATCAGAAGATACAAAGGAGTCAGAGGAGaatgaggaggaagatgatgaggaaAAGCAGAGGAGAAGGGATGAAGATGATTATGATGATGAGGGGGGAAAGGGGAATAAAGATAGAGGGGGGGGGAGGTATGACGGAAACAACAGCGAAAGGAAGGAGGAAAAGGAGCGGCGGAATGGGCAAAATTACAGAGATAATCGAATGGACCAAAATAGGGGGGGCAATAAGGTAACTGGTGGAAAACAACACAAGTCAGAAGAAACTGTGTTAGAGGAGACATTTAAGGAAACAACaggcgaagaggaggaggaggagggggaggaagaagaggaggaagaagaggaggaggaagaggagaaaatggcagaagaggaggatgaggtGGTGAAGTGGGATTATGGGGAAGAACAAAAGGAGGACAACTGGGAGGAGGAGAGGTGGGACGATGAGGAAGAagagaaggaagaggaggagaaggttTGTGAGGAGCAGGAGGATAGTGTGGGTGAGGACACAAATGAgaagaaaaaggaggaggagaggggagAGGAAGAGGTGAAGCAGGTGGTAGAGGAACAAGGAGAGAATGAGGTAGAAGATACAAAGGATAATGTAGAGGTAGAGGAGAAAGTGGAGGAAGATATAGAGGAGAGTAAATTCTTAGAGAGGGAAATGGAAGAGTGGGAAGTGGTAGAGGAGAGGCAAGAGGTAGAGGAGAGGCAAAATGTAGAGGAGAGGCAAGAGGTAGAGGAGATGAAAACAGTGGAGAAGAGAGAAGTGGTGGTGAAGAGGCAGGAGGAAGGGGTAGGAGATAAGCTGCTGGAGGAGAATGATGATGAGGTGCTGGTGATTGTTGAGGTAAAACAGCAAAAGAGGAAGGAGAAAGGAGATCAGAAAGACATTAGGACATACAGAAAATGCACTTTGTCCAACATTCTTAACGATCCTAAGATACTAACAACACGTGAACCGAAACGATGCTCACGGCCTAAAAATCGACGTAAATACAACTTCACCCCAGTTACTAAGAACCTGCATATGGGCAAGCCAGCCCACAGTGGTGTGCACCAGAGGTATCATAAAGGGCCAAACGTGCCATTAAAAGAGGAAACCCTTTACTGTCGCAATcggaagcattctgtgcaaatgGAAGAAGACATCTACCTGAGCGACGAACAGACAAGCCCACCGGATGCCGGCAGCGATAGCTCGGATTTAGATTCAAAACATAATGAAACCTCAGTGTGGACTTAA
- the LOC125971946 gene encoding lebercilin-like protein, with protein MRMSQRAFSVKTRVDTAGGKSNAQSGSLPKLNPQARTVVFQTKTQTHKAAPDKKYNPYNSYKKTEEIKLKLPPINTPVKTKIHSSYSNSINELKNQNYDLKLQLVEVKTETKLLKKVQHRHTVALQQFQDSEEGVSEVLNQNDGEVRDLQKLLCGTRTCRNNLAWKLQVTEKELTNVKDRIHQLQQRVIKEQALPAKDELSHKLTEVSIELQEKDKRINDLEKCNKLLRGSINRQAASEHRKITSARKTSFCLQTQVYELSKETRDIKRELDVHNIYSLRLQDQPRRRGKINKMVQTEVAVSTPRSDTEKSKSDISEPEDNLQPVVSAEKVCPDSGPQEPCTVEPPMSDLASTPVPEVPKTPQPPEVKSITEYEVPKEKKSEPVPAIEPPVKKEEKKVVWVPTPPEQKVFTRPKLLRRKYLFSPVVENLHRGKPAYPGLTLNEYRQLLGQRKGVLNLSRPRSAQSPAWKSESIDSNSPRVIQTPRSEVVPIVPQIVSDLVSNLDGSQT; from the exons ATGAGGATGAGTCAGAGGGCCTTTTCAGTCAAGACACGGGTTGACACTGCAGGAGGCAAAAGCAACGCGCAATCGGGCTCTCTGCCGAAACTCAACCCACAGGCACGCACCGTGGTCTTTCAAACCAAAACACAGACGCACAAAGCTGCTCCGGACAAGAAATATAATCCCTATAATTCCTATAAAAAAACTGAAG AAATTAAGCTGAAGTTGCCTCCAATTAATACTCCTGTAAAGACCAAGATCCATTCGTCGTACTCAAACAGCATTAACGAGCTGAAAAACCAGAACTATGACCTGAAGCTGCAACTGGTCGAAGTCAAGACAGAGACCAAGCTGTTGAAAAAAGTTCAGCATCGGCACACAGTTGCACTGCAGCAATTCCAAGACTCTGAGGAGGGTGTTTCTGAG GTACTAAATCAGAATGACGGTGAGGTCCGAGACTTGCAAAAGTTGCTCTGTGGGACGCGTACCTGTCGTAACAACTTGGCCTGGAAGCTTCAGGTCACAGAGAAGGAACTGACCAATGTTAAAGACAGGATACATCAGCTCCAGCAGAGGGTCATCAAGGAGCAGGCCTTGCCGGCGAAGGATGAGCTGTCTCACAAGTTGACTGAGGTCTCCATAGAGCTTCAGGAGAAAGACAAGCGAATAAAT GATTTGGAAAAGTGTAACAAATTGCTTCGAGGCTCAATCAATCGCCAAGCGGCATCAGAGCATAGGAAAATCACCTCGGCCAGAAAGACATCTTTCTGTCTACAAACACAAGTTTATGAATTATCCAAGGAAACTCGG GACATAAAAAGAGAGTTGGATGTACACAATATTTATTCCTTGAGGCTCCAGGACCAACCAAGGAGGAGAG GCAAAATAAACAAGATGGTCCAGACCGAGGTAGCCGTGTCCACGCCTCGCAGCGACACTGAGAAGTCCAAGTCGGACATTTCCGAGCCTGAAGACAATCTGCAACCTGTTGTCAGCGCTGAGAAAGTTTGTCCTGATAGTGGACCTCAGGAACCATGCACCGTTGAACCTCCAATGAGTGACTTGGCGAGTACTCCAG TTCCAGAAGTTCCGAAGACCCCTCAGCCACCCGAGGTGAAGTCAATTACTGAGTATGAAGTgccaaaagagaaaaaatcGGAACCAGTACCAGCCATAGAGCCGCCAGtgaaaaaagaagagaaaaaggtTGTTTGGGTCCCAACGCCGCCTGAACAGAAAGTGTTTACACGCCCTAAACTCCTAAGACGTAAATACTTGTTCTCACCAGTGGTTGAGAACTTGCATAGGGGGAAACCAGCCTACCCCGGGCTGACCCTAAATGAATACAGACAATTACTGGGACAGAGGAAAGGGGTCCTTAATTTGAGTCGACCACGTTCTGCACAGTCACCAGCTTGGAAATCAGAATCCATAGACAGTAACTCCCCACGTGTGATCCAGACACCCCGATCTGAGGTAGTCCCTATAGTGCCACAGATAGTTTCTGATTTGGTGTCAAACCTTGATGGCTCACAAACATGA